The DNA window ATGAAGGGCATGGGCCGTTGGTGCAGTAGTGAAGCCCCCCGGCGCCCCCCGACGAGGCTCCGGTGTACACATAAGTTGTCAGGACAAAATACACGAGTATCAATACAGCTACCACTATCGTAGCCACGACAACCATCTCCACCATATCCATTTAACTACCTCTTGTAATTTCGCGACCAATGCTTTTTAGCGTTGCGAACATATATGTTTATCAGAATATACCGAATTTGCCCTTCCTGCTGCCGCTGTCTATTTTGTCCGCCTTTATCCTGAACCTTTCCTTAACCAGTATGCGGCCTCCGCCCTTGCACTCCCTGCACGCCTTTTCGTATATCTTCCCTTTCCCCTTGCACTTGTTGCACGTTGTAACCATGTCAAACCTTCCGAAGAAGGTGTTCTGCTGCACGTGCCTCCTCCCGGAGCCGTTGCATATGTCGCATTTCACCTGCTTTGAGCCGGGTTCGCCCCCAGTGCCGCTGCAGTGCGCGCATATCTTGTACCTTTGCACCTCGAACTCCCTGTCAACTCCCTTCTCTATGTCGCTGAACGAAAGGTAGAGGTTTACTCCTGTCTGCTCCTGCTGCTGCTCAAAACCTGTATCGAACGTCTGCCCGAACCCGCCGAAACCACCGGTAAACACGTTTTCCTCGAACTCCCTTATTATGTCCTCGAAATTGAACCCCTTGAAGATGTCGTCCTCGCTGAATCTCCTGCTGAAGCCCTCCGGCCCGAAGGAATCGTATTGCTTGCGCTTGTTTTCGTCTATCAGGACTGCATAGGCCTCGTTGATTTCCTGCATCTTCGCCTCAGCTGTAGAGTCCTTGTTTACGTCAGGGTGGTACTTGAGGACGAGCTTCCTGTAGGCTTCCTTTACCTCGTCCCTCGTTGCGCCCTTTGATATGCCCAGTATCTTGTAATAGTCCTTATTCACCATGTTGCACCGTCATTTGTTATGCACCGGATCCTGCAGAGTCGTCATTGCCGCCATCCTTAGGGCCTGCTCCATCAGTCCCATCGCCAGGGTTCTGTTCGGGGCCTCCTCCGCCGCCTGCTCCCTTGTACATGCTTCCCCCTATATCCTGGAGTGTCTTCTGCAACGCCTCCGATTTCTCCCTTATCCTGTTGTAGTCGTCCCCCTTTAGCGCTTCCTCCAGCTCCTTCTTCGCCCCCTCAACTTTCTCCTTTACACCTGCAGGTATCTTGTCCTTGAATTCCTCGAGTGACTTCTCTGCAGTGTATACTAGCGATTCTGCGCCGTTCTTGGTTTCTATGTTCTCGCGAATCCTCTTGTCTTCCTCTTCGTGCGCCTTCGCCTCAGCTGACATCTTGTCTATGTCCTCCTTGCCCATCTTGTGCGGTGCCACTATGTCCATGCTTTGCGCTTTTCCGGTTGCCTTGTCCTTGGCTGTCACGTGCAGTATGCCGTTGGAATCTATGTCGAATGTCACCTCTATTTGGGGAATGCCCCTCCTTGCAGGCGGTATCCCTGTCAGCGCAAACCTCCCTAGATCCACGTTGTCCTTGGCAAGGGCGCGCTCCCCCTGCACCACGTGTATGTCCACTTGCGTCTGCGAGTCCTCCGCCGTTGTAAATACCTGCGTTTTCTTTATCGGTATGGTGGTGTTCCTTTCTATCAGCCTCGTGGCAACGCCGCCTAGAGTCTCTATGCTCAGGGACAGCGGCGTAACGTCAAGAAGCACCAGGTCCTTGACATCCCCTGTAAGCACGCCTGCCTGAACCGCTGCGCCGAGCGCAACAGCCTCCATAGGATCAACGCCCCTTTCAACCCTTTTGTCCAGCAATTGCTCAACGTATTTCTGAACTACAGGCATCCTCGTCGGGCCGCCTATGAGGATTATCTTGTCAATGTCCGCAGTGGTTATTTTCCCGTCCTTGAGCGCCTGCTCCACAGGCCTGCCGGTCTTTTCCACTATCGGCATGACAAGGCTCTCAAGCTTTGCCCTGCTCAGGTTATACGTGAAGTTGACCGGCTTTCCGTCCTTGCCCTCTGCAAGGAATGGAAGGTTTATGTCAGTGTTCAAAGTCGTGGAGAGCTCTATCTTGGCCTTTTCCCCGGCTTCCCTCAACCTTTGCATCGCCTGCGGACTTTTCCTCAGGTCTATTCCATGCTGCTTGCTAACCTCACCTGCAAGGAAGTCCACGAGCACGTTGTCCATGTCAGTA is part of the Candidatus Micrarchaeota archaeon genome and encodes:
- the dnaK gene encoding molecular chaperone DnaK, translating into MKIIGIDLGTSNSAAAVLEGGKPTIIPSLEGVSLYGKAFPSYVAFTKDGQRLVGEPARRQAVANPEGTVTAFKRKMGTDYKYKIFGKEYTPQELSAMILQKIKHDVEAYLGEEVKKAVITVPAYFNDNQRQATKDAGEIAGLEVLRLVNEPTAAALAYGINKSEREMKILVYDFGGGTLDVTIMEFGKGVFEVKATSGDTQLGGTDMDNVLVDFLAGEVSKQHGIDLRKSPQAMQRLREAGEKAKIELSTTLNTDINLPFLAEGKDGKPVNFTYNLSRAKLESLVMPIVEKTGRPVEQALKDGKITTADIDKIILIGGPTRMPVVQKYVEQLLDKRVERGVDPMEAVALGAAVQAGVLTGDVKDLVLLDVTPLSLSIETLGGVATRLIERNTTIPIKKTQVFTTAEDSQTQVDIHVVQGERALAKDNVDLGRFALTGIPPARRGIPQIEVTFDIDSNGILHVTAKDKATGKAQSMDIVAPHKMGKEDIDKMSAEAKAHEEEDKRIRENIETKNGAESLVYTAEKSLEEFKDKIPAGVKEKVEGAKKELEEALKGDDYNRIREKSEALQKTLQDIGGSMYKGAGGGGGPEQNPGDGTDGAGPKDGGNDDSAGSGA
- a CDS encoding DnaJ domain-containing protein — translated: MVNKDYYKILGISKGATRDEVKEAYRKLVLKYHPDVNKDSTAEAKMQEINEAYAVLIDENKRKQYDSFGPEGFSRRFSEDDIFKGFNFEDIIREFEENVFTGGFGGFGQTFDTGFEQQQEQTGVNLYLSFSDIEKGVDREFEVQRYKICAHCSGTGGEPGSKQVKCDICNGSGRRHVQQNTFFGRFDMVTTCNKCKGKGKIYEKACRECKGGGRILVKERFRIKADKIDSGSRKGKFGIF